A part of Paenibacillus donghaensis genomic DNA contains:
- a CDS encoding helix-turn-helix transcriptional regulator yields MIQKGQESGSTRRLIMTLLKTKGPLTIGALAEELGITEMGVRRHVLQLEQDGLAKTKVVRQAMGRPLHVYSLTERSEDYFPKSYHNLALELLRELDHGSGVEAVNVLFEGRRRRMLAEYAPMMEQRNLEERVAELSSIQNAGGYMAEWSRTEDGSFEMREYNCPIRQVATQYRKACQCEHNLFEELLDAKVKRSECMAEGGQCCRYEITPVREGDISAGTSK; encoded by the coding sequence ATGATACAAAAGGGGCAGGAAAGCGGATCAACCAGGCGTTTGATTATGACGCTCCTGAAGACAAAAGGACCACTGACCATCGGCGCGCTGGCAGAAGAACTGGGAATTACTGAGATGGGGGTGCGCCGCCATGTACTGCAGCTGGAGCAGGATGGGCTGGCGAAGACCAAGGTAGTCCGTCAGGCGATGGGAAGGCCGCTCCATGTCTACTCCCTGACCGAGCGTTCGGAAGATTATTTCCCCAAAAGCTATCACAATCTGGCGCTTGAACTGCTGCGCGAGCTGGATCACGGGAGCGGTGTGGAAGCTGTGAATGTACTGTTTGAAGGCCGCCGCCGCCGGATGCTGGCAGAGTATGCTCCAATGATGGAGCAGCGGAATCTGGAAGAGCGGGTAGCGGAGCTGTCCTCGATTCAGAATGCCGGAGGTTATATGGCAGAGTGGAGCCGCACGGAGGATGGCAGCTTCGAGATGCGTGAATACAATTGTCCCATCCGTCAGGTGGCTACCCAATACCGCAAAGCCTGTCAATGTGAGCACAACCTGTTCGAGGAGCTGCTGGATGCCAAGGTGAAGCGCAGTGAATGCATGGCCGAAGGCGGCCAATGCTGCCGCTACGAGATCACGCCGGTAAGAGAAGGAGATATTTCTGCTGGCACTTCCAAATAA
- a CDS encoding DUF86 domain-containing protein — protein MYYVNRQQIELILEQIPDLANGLRSAVGSWDGSLMLGLVQERCLHLAIEVVTDTGSCLIDGFIMRDAGSYEDIISIIHEERVFADKEMYAQLIELVALRKPLVQDYYLWDRSSLHPLSLVIPGLLEQFASEVRGYLDQELGSRAEA, from the coding sequence TTGTATTATGTCAACCGGCAGCAAATTGAATTGATCCTGGAGCAAATTCCTGATTTGGCAAATGGGCTCCGCTCGGCAGTGGGTTCCTGGGACGGCAGCTTAATGCTCGGGCTGGTGCAGGAGCGCTGCCTTCATCTGGCAATTGAAGTGGTAACCGATACGGGCAGCTGTCTGATTGACGGATTCATTATGCGTGACGCGGGCAGCTATGAGGATATTATCTCGATTATTCACGAGGAGCGGGTGTTTGCGGATAAGGAGATGTATGCACAGCTAATCGAACTGGTGGCCTTGCGCAAACCGCTGGTGCAGGATTATTATCTCTGGGACCGCAGCAGTCTTCATCCGCTCAGTCTGGTGATTCCCGGGCTTCTGGAGCAATTTGCTTCCGAGGTCAGAGGTTATCTGGACCAGGAGCTGGGCAGCCGGGCTGAGGCATAG
- a CDS encoding Dabb family protein, with amino-acid sequence MIKHIVFFKLKDRSAEQVEVTAQVLRNMEGRIPQLISIEVGTDILHSERSFDLALVTVVATLEDLQAYQVHPAHKEVIAHINEVKELSIVVDYEV; translated from the coding sequence GTGATTAAACATATCGTGTTCTTTAAGTTAAAAGACCGCTCAGCTGAGCAGGTGGAAGTCACAGCACAGGTGCTGCGCAATATGGAGGGTCGAATTCCGCAGCTGATCTCCATTGAGGTGGGGACGGACATCCTTCATTCCGAACGTTCCTTTGATCTGGCACTTGTGACCGTGGTTGCAACGCTTGAGGATCTGCAGGCTTATCAGGTTCACCCGGCGCATAAGGAAGTCATTGCCCATATCAACGAAGTGAAGGAATTGTCGATCGTTGTAGATTACGAAGTGTAG
- a CDS encoding response regulator transcription factor — protein sequence MSDVRVLIAEDDREIRELLRAYLERELYQVDTAADGEEALRLFGQRSYSLVILDIMMPGVDGIEVCRRVRNSSNVPILMLTAKDHEVEKILGLSMGADDYMIKPFSINEVVAKVKALLRRFMVLGNEQNQPESPQLVFKGLTIDSRSYSVHKNGAEIALTAKEFELLKFMASRPEQVFTKTQLFRSIWDSSYIKDDNTVMVHIRKLRKKIEDDPSDPHFIQTVWGIGYRFSGEPE from the coding sequence ATGAGCGACGTACGAGTGCTGATTGCCGAGGATGATCGGGAAATCCGCGAGCTGCTGAGAGCTTACCTGGAACGTGAGCTGTATCAGGTCGATACCGCGGCGGATGGTGAAGAAGCGCTCCGGCTATTCGGCCAGAGAAGCTACAGTCTGGTGATTCTGGATATCATGATGCCTGGTGTAGACGGAATTGAGGTCTGCCGCAGAGTGCGCAACAGCTCAAACGTGCCCATCCTGATGCTGACCGCCAAAGATCATGAAGTGGAGAAAATCCTCGGCCTCAGTATGGGCGCTGACGATTACATGATCAAGCCCTTCAGCATCAATGAGGTTGTCGCCAAAGTCAAGGCGCTCCTGCGGCGGTTCATGGTGCTGGGCAACGAGCAGAACCAGCCGGAATCCCCACAGCTGGTGTTCAAAGGGCTGACGATTGACTCCAGGTCCTATTCGGTCCATAAAAATGGCGCAGAAATAGCCCTGACGGCCAAGGAATTCGAGCTGCTGAAATTCATGGCCTCCCGGCCAGAGCAGGTATTCACCAAAACCCAGCTCTTCCGCAGTATCTGGGACAGCAGCTATATCAAAGACGACAATACGGTCATGGTCCATATCCGCAAGCTGCGCAAAAAAATTGAAGACGATCCGTCCGATCCGCATTTTATTCAAACGGTTTGGGGCATTGGCTACAGATTCTCGGGTGAACCGGAATGA
- a CDS encoding YtxH domain-containing protein produces MKKDSKGLLWGLLAGGILGSVTALLFAPKPGKALRQDIAEGTAAGVEKVQELAAQASDKGVEIYDKAKDTALLVVSEVKEWTNKCTIDTDEEVKLAVSGIDEAAEEVAADEAEAGTEEDGTDHGDNSPNL; encoded by the coding sequence ATGAAGAAGGATTCTAAAGGATTGCTGTGGGGACTGCTGGCAGGAGGTATACTGGGTTCGGTGACCGCGCTGCTGTTCGCGCCCAAGCCGGGCAAGGCGCTGCGCCAGGATATTGCCGAAGGCACAGCAGCAGGCGTGGAGAAGGTACAGGAGCTTGCGGCCCAGGCCAGCGACAAAGGCGTGGAAATCTACGATAAAGCCAAAGATACGGCGCTGCTGGTAGTAAGCGAGGTCAAGGAATGGACCAACAAATGTACAATTGACACAGATGAGGAAGTGAAGCTTGCCGTCAGCGGGATCGACGAAGCTGCGGAAGAAGTGGCGGCCGATGAAGCAGAAGCAGGTACGGAAGAGGACGGAACGGATCATGGAGACAACAGTCCGAACCTGTAG
- a CDS encoding GNAT family N-acetyltransferase → MNKWIEEITLNTWPAEQSVLLNGWVLRTSSGYTKRANSVNPLYAPERSGMGADEQFKYAEAYYQAAGLVPVFKITPFIQPEALDGMLELRGYRKVEPSSVRVLDLKQVPSITGSSLTVHIEDHLNEEWLSVFSELAELTASNRDTLRRMLSASSLKQGYAVVAVEGIPAACGLGILQRGYLGLYDIVTAPAYRRTGLAVGLIKGLLQWGMERGASGAFLQVLKNNSGASALYDKLGFKEIYNYWYRVWDNT, encoded by the coding sequence ATGAATAAATGGATCGAAGAAATCACTCTGAACACCTGGCCTGCCGAGCAGAGCGTGCTGCTGAACGGCTGGGTGCTGCGGACGTCATCCGGGTACACGAAGCGGGCCAACTCTGTGAATCCGCTATATGCTCCTGAGCGCTCCGGGATGGGAGCCGATGAGCAGTTTAAATATGCAGAGGCCTATTATCAGGCGGCAGGTCTGGTGCCGGTATTCAAAATCACACCGTTCATCCAGCCCGAAGCACTAGACGGCATGCTTGAGCTTCGCGGCTACCGCAAGGTTGAGCCGTCCTCAGTGCGGGTACTGGATCTCAAGCAGGTGCCCTCCATCACCGGCTCTTCTCTAACCGTACATATAGAGGATCACCTGAATGAAGAATGGCTGTCTGTCTTCTCCGAACTGGCTGAACTGACTGCGTCTAACAGGGACACCCTTCGTAGAATGCTCAGCGCTTCGTCGTTGAAGCAGGGATATGCTGTGGTTGCTGTGGAGGGCATACCGGCGGCCTGTGGCCTCGGTATTCTGCAGCGGGGATATCTCGGATTGTACGATATTGTTACAGCGCCTGCCTATCGGAGGACGGGGCTGGCAGTGGGGCTGATTAAGGGGCTGCTGCAGTGGGGAATGGAGCGGGGCGCTTCTGGCGCTTTTTTGCAAGTACTGAAGAACAACAGCGGAGCCTCGGCGCTCTATGACAAGCTGGGCTTCAAGGAGATTTATAACTATTGGTACAGAGTGTGGGATAATACATGA
- a CDS encoding helix-turn-helix domain-containing protein produces the protein MSNNQPEPHKIQAWSLINRKYLGQGVRVKRFRRPTRSQIRNRVLLAVLMAKDMKLSRLAEELSVSSRSVSAWVYEGRIPSSNNRDKACRLLGYPAHVLFNEALVRQSPIVCQPTPSRFMRRNLSGAPHSNIILTGLCMVYDFSVTDVSIWIGVHPGTFRKWLHYSLMPSQTLQEKAEDFFRIPRHILFADCETL, from the coding sequence ATGTCCAATAATCAGCCAGAACCTCATAAGATTCAGGCATGGTCCCTGATCAACCGCAAATACCTAGGGCAGGGTGTCCGTGTCAAACGTTTCCGCCGTCCCACCCGCAGTCAAATCCGCAACCGGGTTCTGCTTGCCGTCCTGATGGCGAAGGACATGAAGCTGTCCCGTCTGGCGGAGGAGCTCTCTGTCTCCTCGCGCAGCGTAAGCGCCTGGGTGTATGAGGGCAGAATTCCCTCCAGCAACAACAGGGACAAGGCCTGCCGTCTGCTGGGCTACCCGGCTCATGTCCTGTTCAACGAAGCACTGGTGCGCCAGAGTCCAATCGTCTGCCAGCCTACGCCGTCACGGTTTATGAGAAGAAACCTGTCCGGAGCGCCGCACAGCAATATCATTCTGACCGGCCTCTGCATGGTGTATGACTTCTCTGTCACCGATGTCAGCATCTGGATCGGAGTACATCCCGGCACGTTCCGCAAATGGCTGCATTACAGCCTGATGCCCTCCCAGACCCTGCAGGAGAAAGCTGAGGATTTCTTCCGCATTCCGCGCCATATCCTGTTTGCGGATTGTGAGACTCTATAG
- a CDS encoding class I SAM-dependent methyltransferase codes for MTTDNSVNEYWSGRFAREGMIWGSEPSPTALVARDWFSSEGVQSVLVPGAGYGRNTKVFSAAFGTWGVELSEAALTLAREWDPLSHFILGSALDADLIEPVDAVYCYGVLHLFLEEDRRRLVESCLQQLKPGGLLYFASFAAEDPNNGCGRQLEPGTYEYKQHKYAHFFSDADLRAQFADTDILGTELHREVLQGVLGDSHEYLLRSITARKPRYAALRL; via the coding sequence ATGACAACTGACAACAGTGTGAATGAATATTGGAGCGGGCGGTTTGCGCGTGAGGGAATGATCTGGGGCAGTGAGCCGAGTCCTACGGCGCTTGTTGCAAGGGACTGGTTCAGCAGTGAAGGTGTACAATCGGTGCTGGTCCCGGGAGCGGGCTACGGGCGGAATACGAAAGTGTTCTCCGCAGCGTTTGGGACCTGGGGGGTCGAGCTGAGTGAAGCTGCGCTGACCCTTGCCCGGGAATGGGACCCGCTTAGCCATTTTATTCTGGGGTCGGCATTGGATGCGGACCTGATAGAGCCGGTGGACGCGGTCTATTGCTATGGTGTGCTGCATTTATTCCTCGAGGAGGACCGCCGGAGACTGGTGGAGAGCTGTCTGCAGCAACTGAAGCCTGGTGGACTGCTCTATTTTGCCAGCTTTGCGGCCGAGGACCCGAATAACGGCTGCGGCCGGCAGCTGGAGCCGGGAACATATGAATATAAGCAGCACAAATACGCCCATTTCTTCAGTGATGCTGATCTGAGGGCGCAATTTGCAGATACTGATATTCTGGGCACGGAGCTGCACAGAGAGGTGCTGCAGGGAGTGCTGGGAGACAGCCACGAGTACCTCCTGCGGTCGATCACTGCGCGCAAACCCCGCTATGCAGCCTTGAGACTATAG